A region of Deltaproteobacteria bacterium DNA encodes the following proteins:
- a CDS encoding ribonuclease HI, translating to MYEQAIVVFSDGAAKGNPGRGGWGVVIVTPDGHVSELGGGAPHTTNNRMELTGPIEALRRLRDTPGALALYTDSTYVIRGIREWIWAWRRRGWKTAAGGDVLNRELWEQLAGLVEARGRGAIAWNYVRGHTGVPGNERVDEIADGFALAHPPDLYDGPLIGYPIPILDIPDDTSVPKRSAGSSGKSKVAAYSYLSVVDGKPMKHSTWPDCERRVKGRSGARFKKATSVTDEAAILRAWGFEPNDV from the coding sequence ATGTACGAGCAGGCGATCGTGGTGTTCAGCGACGGTGCGGCCAAGGGCAACCCTGGGCGTGGCGGGTGGGGGGTCGTCATCGTCACGCCCGACGGTCACGTCTCCGAGCTTGGCGGCGGCGCGCCGCACACGACCAACAATCGGATGGAGCTCACCGGCCCGATCGAGGCGCTGCGGCGTTTGCGCGATACACCGGGCGCGTTGGCGCTCTACACCGACTCGACCTACGTCATCCGCGGTATCCGCGAATGGATCTGGGCGTGGCGCCGACGCGGTTGGAAAACCGCCGCCGGCGGGGATGTGCTGAATCGCGAGCTCTGGGAGCAACTCGCAGGTCTAGTGGAAGCGCGCGGCAGAGGCGCCATTGCCTGGAATTATGTCCGCGGCCATACCGGCGTCCCGGGCAACGAGCGCGTCGACGAGATCGCCGACGGGTTCGCGCTTGCGCACCCGCCCGATCTCTACGACGGCCCTCTGATCGGCTACCCGATTCCGATTCTCGATATCCCGGACGACACGAGTGTGCCCAAGCGCTCCGCCGGTTCGAGCGGCAAGAGCAAGGTGGCAGCGTACTCCTATCTCAGTGTCGTCGACGGCAAGCCGATGAAGCACTCGACTTGGCCAGATTGCGAACGGCGTGTGAAGGGACGCTCAGGCGCGCGCTTCAAGAAGGCGACGAGCGTGACCGACGAGGCCGCGATCTTACGCGCGTGGGGTTTCGAACCGAACGACGTCTGA